The genome window ACGCCCTTTTTCCCCGCCGGAAAGGGAACTGATTTTTTGAAAAACATCATCGCCGGTAAATAAAAAAGCGGCCAGGAGATTCCGGATTTCGGTATTGGTCATTTTGGGAAACTGATTGGAAATCTCATCAAACAGGCTGTTATTCGGGTTTAAGTTGCTGTGCTCCTGATCGTAATAACTGATTTGCACGTTTTTGCCCAAACGGACAGTGCCGCTGTCGGGTGTGAGTTCATTTTGCAGGATACGGAAAAGTGTGGTTTTGCCGCTGCCGTTCTCGCCGACCAGCGCAATCCGGTCGCCTTTAAAAATCGAATAGTTCAAATCCTGAAACAAAGTCAGTTCGCCGAAGGCTTTGCTGATATGTTCCAGCGCCAGCACATCATGGCCGGATTCCTGTTTGGGCGCAAATGAGATGTGCATGGCTTCGTTTTCGGTCAGCGGTTTTTCCAAACGTTCTATCTTATTTAAAAGTTTTTCCCGGCTTTCCGCCCGGCGCACGAACTTTTCCCGGTTGCGCGCCCGCAGGGTATCGATAATGTTCTGCTGGCGGTCGATTTCCTTTTGCTGGTTGAGATAGGCTTTTTCAGCCAGTTCCTGCCGAATTTCCCGCTGCTCCAAATAATAAGAATAATTGCCTTCATAAAAATCCAATTGGCCGAAAGATAGTTCAAAGACCCGGTTGACAACCTTATCTAAGAAATAACGATCGTGACTGATAATAAATAAAGCGCCCTGATACTCCGCTAAAAAGTTTTCCAGCCAGGTGATGGCCTTTAAATCCAAATGGTTGGTTGGCTCGTCCAACAGCAGCAGATCCGGCTTTTGCAGCAGGAGCTTGGCCAGAGCCAAGCGGGTTTTTTGTCCGCCGGAGAGGGTGGCGACCGGCTGGTTAAACCGGTCTTCCTCAAACCCTAAGCCCCGCAGGATGCCGTGGACAAAGCTCTTATAGCTGTAACCGCTTAACCGGTCAAAGCGCTGATGCAGTTCGTCATATTCATGAATGATGCGAAGCTGTGTTTCTTCGTCATTGGCCGGAGCAGCCATCTGTTCATTTAGCCGAGCCAGCTTTTTTTCCAGCGAAACGATTTCCGCATTGGCGGAGTACAGCTCGTCATACAAAGTTTTAACCGATTCAAACTCGGCGTTTTGCGCCAGATAGCCCAGACGCAGGTCGGCTTTTTGATAAATTTGTCCGGCAGCCGGTGCCAACTCGCCGGTTAAAATCTTGAACAAAGTGGTTTTTCCGGCACCGTTGTTGCCGATCAGGGCAATTTTTTCATTTTCATTAATATGACAGGATAAATCCTTTAAAATCCAGTCTTCAATATAAGCAAAGGATAAGTCTTTGACCGACAGCAGCATAATTTATTCCTCATTTCTTTATTTTGGCTGCAATTCAGGCAAGCCGCTCGCAATCAATGGAAATGCCAGTGAATCTGCTTGCATGAATGGCAGCTCATTTTCTTCGCCTATTTTATCATCAATTTAGCGGAAAGTCAAAACAACTGTTATCAATAGGCTCTGTATGGCAGGGTTTTTGTTAAACTTTTTGTAAAAAAAACTAAAAAGATTGACGTTTGGCTGGGCACATGATAGCATGAAATCATAGACTTTCAGTTCAGATGTTGGTATGTGAGAAAGAAGGTGCTGACGGATGAGGAATATTTTAGTTGTTTTATTATTGATGGTGTTATTGATTGCCGGCTGTCAGACAAGGGAAAAACCGGTTGATGGTGAGCCGCAGGCAAAAGCACCGGAGCAGATAACCGAGGACAGCGACGCGGCGCAGCAGTCGGAAAAAACAGCAGCGGAAGGAGCAAAGGAAACCAAGCCGGGGCAGTTGACCGAGGACAGAAGCGCTGAGCAGCAGCCGGGGAAAACAGACGATCAGAAAGTGACCGACACGAGAAAAACAGAGGGAGCAAAAGAACCGGAAAAAATAGGAGACGGGGAAATGCCGATGTCAGCGCTAAAAATCGCACTTGACTATGTGCCGCTGCCGGACATTAATCCGGAAATGGTCAGGGAAAAACATTTAGAAGCAGGGCAGGCGGTAGCAAGTGACGGCCGGGTTTTCCGGGATACGCCGGGATATGGGAAAATACTGAAATAT of Lachnospiraceae bacterium oral taxon 500 contains these proteins:
- a CDS encoding ABC transporter, with product MLLSVKDLSFAYIEDWILKDLSCHINENEKIALIGNNGAGKTTLFKILTGELAPAAGQIYQKADLRLGYLAQNAEFESVKTLYDELYSANAEIVSLEKKLARLNEQMAAPANDEETQLRIIHEYDELHQRFDRLSGYSYKSFVHGILRGLGFEEDRFNQPVATLSGGQKTRLALAKLLLQKPDLLLLDEPTNHLDLKAITWLENFLAEYQGALFIISHDRYFLDKVVNRVFELSFGQLDFYEGNYSYYLEQREIRQELAEKAYLNQQKEIDRQQNIIDTLRARNREKFVRRAESREKLLNKIERLEKPLTENEAMHISFAPKQESGHDVLALEHISKAFGELTLFQDLNYSIFKGDRIALVGENGSGKTTLFRILQNELTPDSGTVRLGKNVQISYYDQEHSNLNPNNSLFDEISNQFPKMTNTEIRNLLAAFLFTGDDVFQKISSLSGGEKGRLSLAKMMLAEGNFLLLDEPTNHLDLVSREVLENALVHYSGTILFISHDRYFINRIATRVAELENLTLTEYLGNYDDFITKKSERQNPVFSGETTPARPASFLDLAPSNRIEPCSGKAESRAKKDWLLEKEEKARSQKRISRQKKLEEMIDQTEQRITELDLLLASEEVFTNYEKAHEISMQKEQLEEKLLGYYEELDELM